Proteins found in one Plasmodium coatneyi strain Hackeri chromosome 10, complete sequence genomic segment:
- a CDS encoding Histone deacetylase: protein DALLCVAVPLSMILLLGVLFPLCVFPPDNSPRIPNCTVARRPLLPVCWPKRGSPIRGVSYLEGNRRLANRITRKRMHKTKLSQSSIDLLIDKFLLKFDKSHSQSEEDLHVCAKFAQLQNELNKASRLAIFGEEGHCKFTTNQKRYSSLSRNPPYVFHPIYSTVPMKEKYHRFKIKKYGKIFSRLIEGGIYNSDYSIPSCNISEMIVPLFSIHDQEFVEEIFSIVTHNKQVEKYELTLHPSFVCRYLIEINGTILSSLLAMKYFMCMHIGGGNHHSKKNRGDGFCIFNDVAIAVHFLLSHGLIDKAIILDVDVHQGDGTAEIFRNCANVKTISLHCKDNFPPVKANSTIDVEFDSFVTDNDYLDEYKKVLDDIAAEQNCIIFYLSGVDISADDDLGFLSVSDAGIYQRDLMTYQMAHQRGIPIVTVLSGGYNECDGILAEKHLLTFRASKQSWNCRNKQI from the exons GATGCGTTACTGTGTGTGGCTGTCCCCCTCAGCATGATTCTCCTCCTAGGTGTGCTTTTCCCCTTATGTGTGTTCCCCCCCGATAATTCCCCGCGTATCCCCAACTGCACTGTAGCACGGCGTCCACTCCTTCCAGTGTGTTGGCCCAAAAGGGGATCCCCCATCAGGGGGGTGTCCTACCTGGAAGGAAACAGACGTCTCGCAAATAGAATAACACGAAAGAGGATGCACAAAACGAAGTTATCTCAAAGCAGCATCGATTTACTCATTGACAAATTCTTACTCAAGTTTGATAAAAGCCATTCACAATCGGAGGAGGACCTCCAcgtgtgtgcaaaatttgcacaattGCAGAATGAACTGAACAAAGCTTCCCGGTTAGCCATTTTTGGAGAGGAAGGACACTGTAAATTTACAACAAACCAGAAGAGGTATTCCTCCCTGTCGAGAAACCCTCCATATGTGTTTCACCCTATTTATTCAACCGTAccaatgaaggaaaaatatcatcgatttaaaataaaaaaatatggaaaaatattttcccgtCTGATTGAAGGAGGGATATACAACTCGGATTATTCCATCCCCTCCTGCAACATCAGTGAGATGATAGTCCCTTTGTTCAGCATTCATGATCAAGAATTTgttgaagaaatattttccatagTGACACATAACAAACAAGTGGAAAAGTACGAATTGACTTTACACCCTTCTTTTGTGTGCAGATATTTAATTGAAATTAATGGCACCATTTTAAGTTCCCTGTTAGCCATGAAATACTTcatgtgcatgcacataGGGGGGGGAAATCATCACTCGAAAAAAAATCGGGGAGACGggttttgcatttttaacGATGTTGCCATagcagttcattttttattgtcCCATGGATTGATTGATAAGGCCATCATTCTCGATGTGGATGTCCACCAAGGGGATGGGACAGCTGAAATATTTCGAAATTGCGCGAACGTAAAAACGATCAGTTTGCACTGCAAGGACAATTTCCCTCCGGTGAAGGCAAACTCGACAATAGACGTTGAGTTTGATTCGTTCGTAACGGATAATGATTATCTGgatgaatataaaaaggttTTGGATGATATAGCAGCAGAGCAAAATTGTATCATTTTTTACCTATCCGGGGTAGACATCAGTGCGGACGATGACCTTGGCTTTCTGTCTGTGTCCGACGCGGGCATTTATCAACGGGACTTAATGACTTACCAGATGGCCCATCAGAGGGGCATCCCCATCGTCACCGTGCTGTCTGGGGGGTACAATGAGTGCGATGGTATCCTCGCGGAGAAGCACCTCCTAACCTTTCG AGCCTCAAAACAATCCTGGAATTGTCGTAACAAGCAGATCTGA
- a CDS encoding Rhomboid-like protein produces MGTEKATNGNHGEKSKSKSKAVRHVGDSPTKLGEDTPKKGEFKKAVPKKNILGNYKVNKGPFLSSEKLGKNADSSEKDDTPSGNNEDSDEESDLSMSVARGGGTRSGGDTMGAKGEATDQSGPSDIKILVTKDEPLHTLPSGAVERRAPLNPFASPILGKYRRKKKNAKVKVKDPRLNNNPLVGRLIVCISSTAILFWVFFAEMIFNYNTFNGRCISKVLYPIYTESVIKKREPFYVFLGYGACEYNLEENASDRHFIGTKASDKGWPTNKVEHNADGRGDSSWDSVNTRVYNQLGGLNTNYIRNYGEIYRLFWSVYLHGGFMHIIFNVICQIQILWMIEPDWGFLRTLLLFFISGVTGNLLSAVCDPCGVTIGSSGSLYGLIGALFTYHIEYWKTIPRPCSVLIFMVVVIIFGIFIGMFGYTDNYAHMGGCLGGILYGFATITTVSAADKCTLGERMLTSPPFSWFLSNETKELINAKAKEKKIRGENYRKKQIANKVHKEDAFHVMMALMKKRINDEGRPPCRMKMREWIVRITAASALIIMWIVLFIYLLNETAYKSYTPMGQIKFTGVHTCFCCEVTKEKFPYISVGNFYWCFTNEDATKYYCGK; encoded by the coding sequence ATGGGGACAGAAAAAGCGACCAACGGAAATCATGGAGAGAAGAGCAAAAGCAAGAGCAAGGCGGTGCGCCACGTGGGGGACTCTCCTACGAAGTTGGGCGAAGACacccccaaaaaaggggaattcaAAAAAGCGGTGCCGAAGAAAAACATCCTGGGTAATTACAAAGTGAACAAAGGGCCCTTCCTGTCGAGCGAGAAGTTAGGCAAAAATGCAGACTCCTCCGAGAAAGACGATACACCCAGTGGGAACAACGAAGACAGTGATGAGGAGAGCGACCTTAGCATGAGTGTTGCACGGGGCGGAGGCACTCGATCAGGGGGGGATACCATGGGTGCAAAAGGGGAGGCCACCGATCAGAGTGGCCCCAGTGACATCAAAATTTTAGTGACCAAGGATGAACCTCTGCACACGCTGCCATCTGGAGCCGTGGAGAGGAGAGCCCCGCTGAACCCCTTTGCATCCCCCATTCTAGGAAAGtacaggagaaaaaagaaaaacgccAAAGTAAAGGTGAAGGATCCAAGACTTAATAACAACCCACTGGTAGGACGGTTAATCGTTTGTATATCCTCGACGGCCATCCTATTTTGGGTCTTCTTCGCAGAGATGATATTCAACTACAACACATTTAATGGAAGGTGTATTTCGAAGGTACTCTACCCTATATACACAGAAAGTGTAATAAAGAAGAGGGAACCTTTTTATGTATTCCTAGGTTATGGAGCGTGTGAATACAATTTAGAGGAGAACGCATCGGATAGGCATTTCATTGGAACGAAAGCATCCGATAAAGGTTGGCCCACAAATAAAGTAGAACATAATGCAGATGGAAGAGGAGATTCCAGTTGGGACAGTGTAAATACACGTGTATATAATCAGTTAGGGGGGTTGAACACAAATTATATTAGAAACTATGGGGAGATTTATCGTCTCTTTTGGTCTGTCTATTTGCACGGTGGGTTCATGCACATAATTTTTAATGTGATATGTCAGATACAAATCCTTTGGATGATAGAACCCGATTGGGGATTCCTTCGAactttgcttcttttttttatatccgGTGTTACAGGGAATTTATTGTCTGCTGTTTGTGATCCCTGTGGTGTCACCATCGGATCGTCCGGTTCGTTGTATGGTCTGATAGGAGCGCTTTTCACCTACCACATAGAGTACTGGAAGACCATTCCGAGGCCATGCTCTGTGCTAATCTTCATGGTTGTCGTAATAATATTTGGCATTTTCATTGGTATGTTTGGGTATACAGATAATTACGCTCACATGGGTGGTTGTCTGGGGGGTATACTCTACGGCTTTGCTACTATAACGACTGTTTCCGCAGCAGATAAGTGCACCTTAGGGGAACGTATGTTGACTTCGCCTCCCTTTTCATGGTTCCTGTCCAATGAGACGAAGGAGTTAATTAACGCCAAagcgaaggaaaagaaaatacgaGGAGAAAATTACCGAAAGAAACAGATCGCTAACAAGGTACACAAGGAAGACGCTTTCCATGTTATGATGGCTCTCATGAAGAAACGAATCAATGATGAAGGAAGACCCCCATGTAGAATGAAAATGCGAGAATGGATTGTCCGGATTACTGCCGCCTCTGCTCTGATCATCATGTGGATCGTCCTCTTCATCTACCTACTGAATGAGACCGCCTACAAGTCCTACACCCCCATGGGCCAAATCAAATTCACTGGAGTTCATACCTGCTTCTGCTGCGAGGTCACCAAGGAAAAGTTCCCCTATATCAGCGTCGGCAACTTTTACTGGTGCTTCACCAACGAGGACGCCACCAAGTACTACTGCGGCAAATAA
- a CDS encoding 50S ribosomal protein L4e codes for MATVRPVANVYSTSSKQVVGEVEIPVVFQTPIRSDLVQEVFKNVSKNRRHPYAVKLEAGYETSAESWGTGRAVARIPRVPGGGTHRAGQGAFGNMCRGGGMFNPTKIWRRWGRKVNLKEKRYAVCSSIAASGVTSLVLARGHRISNIKEVPLVVSDDMESISKTKDALKFLITLGLKDEVNRLIKSKKIRAGKGKMRNRKYRMRNGPLIIYNKDSGVKKAFRNIPGVDLCKVTKLNLLKLAPGGSIGRLCIWSESAFKQLDVMYGRIYKKNVTKKNYILPKSIMANSDIYRIISSEQVQATLLAKKRPCKKRLQNKNSLTNFAVRCRLNPAYKLLRSLAIMKMKKSIEAKKNNKKELRVKKKIEKKELQKVNHAYYTSIANSLKRKKKKEEKKAKSKKDADKALLPTAGDE; via the coding sequence ATGGCGACCGTGAGACCCGTGGCGAACGTGTATAGCACGAGCAGCAAGCAGGTGGTTGGAGAGGTGGAAATTCCTGTGGTGTTTCAAACACCCATAAGGAGTGACCTCGTGCAGGAAGTTTTTAAGAACGTATCGAAGAACAGAAGACACCCATACGCAGTAAAGTTGGAGGCAGGGTATGAAACATCTGCTGAATCATGGGGAACAGGAAGAGCAGTGGCAAGAATTCCCAGGGTACCAGGAGGAGGAACCCACAGAGCAGGACAAGGAGCCTTTGGAAATATGTGTAGAGGTGGAGGGATGTTTAACCCAACGAAGATATGGAGAaggtggggaaggaaagtaaaCCTGAAGGAGAAGCGTTACGCGGTTTGTTCATCCATTGCAGCTAGTGGTGTTACATCGTTGGTCCTAGCGAGAGGACATAGAATCTCCAACATTAAGGAAGTACCACTGGTAGTTAGCGATGACATGGAATCCATTAGCAAGACGAAAGATGCGCTGAAATTTCTAATAACTTTAGGACTGAAAGATGAAGTGAACAGACTAATTAAGTCCAAAAAGATTAGAgctggaaaaggaaaaatgagaaatagGAAATACCGAATGAGGAACGGCCCTCtcattatatacaacaaaGATTCTGGCGTGAAAAAAGCCTTTAGAAATATCCCTGGAGTTGATTTGTGTAAGGTTACCAAGTTGAACTTGCTAAAGTTGGCCCCCGGTGGATCCATTGGCAGACTATGCATTTGGAGTGAAAGCGCATTCAAACAGTTGGACGTAATGTATGGAAGGATCTACAAAAAGAAtgttacgaaaaaaaattacatcctACCAAAGTCTATTATGGCTAACTCAGATATCTACCGAATTATTAGCAGCGAACAGGTACAGGCAACCCTGCTGGCGAAGAAGAGACCCTGCAAGAAGAGACTACAGAATAAGAACTCCCTCACGAACTTTGCCGTCAGATGTAGACTGAACCCGGCGTATAAGCTGCTCAGATCCCTTGCTATcatgaaaatgaagaagagcaTCGAAGccaagaagaacaacaagaAGGAACTCAGggttaagaagaaaatagaGAAGAAGGAGCTGCAAAAGGTTAACCACGCCTACTACACCAGCATTGCCAATTCGCTGAAAcgcaagaagaagaaggaggagaagaaagccAAATCGAAGAAAGACGCCGACAAGGCGCTCCTCCCCACGGCAGGGGATGAATAA